The Asterias rubens chromosome 14, eAstRub1.3, whole genome shotgun sequence DNA segment CACACATACGTGTTTGACCATATAACTGGGCTAAGGGAAGGGTGTGAAAGAAACCTACCTGTCCTGATAAGAAAGTCTCCCAGAGTGAGACAGAGGAACAGACCAAAGAATGCCAGAGCTGTCCGTTTCCAAAGACTCATATTGTCAGGTTTTTGCCATGGCGACATTTCTAAGCAGTCAATGGAGCAGCCATCATATCTTTCTCTCTGCTGAACTGTTAGAAAGTAGGAAAAAAAATCTactagtggcttcttatagacaatgtgacccaTGTTAACATTCaaatcgccctctgttgaaaaaacactgtatacatgtacgtacatgtacgtcatgtttgccgggcaaaaagatgcgtagtcatggtaagattgcatacactttctagcggCTGCCAAAACACATTTGAAGGTTTTGCCCGACGGTATGCACGCGAATCATGTtttggttttcgagtgacgtcagaggtcacatcgtctaaagCTCCGGTTCGTAcggcagtgacgctcatggcgcttgtacagtgttacccctggtcactcgGCCTTATATCATTCCTTAAACCTAGAgctcttccttgctctatgcttaaaccttctcagctccctggggagtatacagccggtgctgcCAGTTACCGCCCTCCGCGCTGATCATTctcataaaccatctctgccctcacaggcaCCCATTTACAcctgtgtggagagaagcaatggaatagtgtcttgctcagggacacacaagtgtcacgaccgggattcgaacccacaccctgctgaacagaaaaaccatagcttgagttcagtgctcttatccgctcgccATGACATGGCTAATGGAAAACTTTCCGTagggcgccaccacttttcactcatttttacaaaaagggatctcattgaggtaaatttaaCACTATCCttgtgtcatgtgttttcagtaggataacaggaaaattgttcacaatcaaaaactaattttttttttttcaaatcatctatccaattttttaacaataacactttcacttcatggtgtgttgaaatttttaaagtttcggttttacgttgcgagagacagtccgccattaacagtgcttatgcgtgcacgacattggagcaacgtcatatgttttcaaacctttcattggttggtattttattgaatattcagaagctagtatggcatgcaaaaaaaatcaaaaatattattcaattactacttaacaaatttgtcctaaggcattatggctactatattagaatccggagatatcataaggcatgaaagtaaaacacccccccccccccctggatgcactcacacttcataacaatccgttttcccccatttcagaccggtaatgtttggtttcaggagataagaaaccaatctatgatattttctctttaatgtagacttatttttattacgcttatcagaatttattacagtatgcagtgtaaataattaaaaaaaattgttgtccttttcacttaaaatattttaatattttcccacatttgcacaccatagactctatggtgtgcaaatgtggggaaaatattaaaatattataagtgaaaatgacaacaagaatcccaaatagtaaccacctcacatgatccatctagtgacctaaagcagaatgaaactcaatctagcagatagtaattttgttttgaactttcgaggttggttgatgtttctttgactcatttgaatgttggcgtAATAAATGCACTAGtaattagtaccaaaaatcaatcatttttataaatgtttcaGCAAtgataaccaacgacaggaaactttattctcagcatgattaagcctgaggaaaatacagaccgtgagtaaactgcatagcttctgtcaccggtgcagcttgcacaatttcgcggtaaacgggaatcaattcaaagttggggaccgaaaacataattatagagggtcgataacgtatgacgctacgatatattatttcatatcgaatgaaaaagggaaaagtttccgtatggcgccaccactttttcattcgatatgaaataataatatagtatcttatttacctcaattagataaccctttttgtaaaaatttgtgaaaaagtggtggcgccatacggaaagttacctGAAAAAGTCGTGGCGCCATACCAAAACTTTtccaaattaacaaacaaattaaatagtaaataccttcttgaatattatatgttttcttATAACCAACTCTGAAATGCATGAACCTGGTGTGCATGAACTTGAAATGCTGAACATTTCGCATTTCGTCCCTAAAATGCAGTACAAAATAACCGAAAATACTTACACAAATTTGCAGACGACCTCAGCAGACATGACACTGACAGGAGAGTTGTTCAAGTTTTGACGCCAAGGAGTTCATCCTCGCATCCACGTTTTGTTAATAACAAAGTGTCGTGTAAATTCAACGTGGGgacaatgtttttaataacGAGGTTATCAGAAATAAAAACCTTGCACGTGTtaagcgccctcttgtgacaagggGTTTTACGGGGCTATTTTGTGAAGCGACtctttgaaccaagactagcagAGCAACAAGATGGCGACCTACATAACACATGTGAAACATACAACGCATTGGAAATCTTCGTGTTGAGAGATCTATTCTTAGTCCAGAGAGAAAATAGGGATCCGAAAATAGTGTAATTAACCATCATCGCATAAAATGGAGGATATTGATCTACAACAACGACTTTTGAGTAAACTCAATCAATATGGTAGGCCTAATTGTCAAACATTCTCTTCTGTGAAATTTGTTGTGACTGAACTGAACTAAAAAATTAACTGAGctgaaccatagagcaaggacctgAACTGAGTcaactaaaaaaatataaaataataataaatatggAAGTGTTTGCgaattgcggtaacaccatgtaatgactatctctaaactaaatgagttggggtggttctgtaaagaaccgttggtttcaattcgacgttaacaaatataacaaacaatatattttattcttattttattattttatcttatTCTTGACTTAATAACTTATAAATAAGTTAAAAttgatttaaattaaattgttatttaCTTTTTAGTCTTTGTTCGACCTCGTAAAAATTTAGTAAGGTtagtggataactttccgtatggcgccaccactttttcactcatttttacaaaaagggatatatcaatcaggtaaattagatactatattattttatttcgaatgaaaaagtggtggcgccatacggaaacttttccaggtTAGTTCATTTGTAATGGTCATCAAtgcctttattttatttgtcatttatttaattttcttaatttgttaattacttttttttaacagggGACAGCTTGCTGGATGAAGACAGGAAGACCAAAAAGAAAGCCAAAACATCAACCAAACTGCCTGAAAAAAATACACTCCGACCATCAAAAGATGGCGACCACCGACCAATCAATTCTCAACGTTCCTTGTCTGCAAACAAATCACTTTCATCAACAAAAAGCAGGAAACGTAAGAAAACTAAAACGCCAGGTGACCAAAATGAGGATATGTCCAGAACTAAAGCTGCAACGGTTGCCATGGATTTTGAGGAGGAATTGAGGCTTTTTAAAAAGGAGCAGTTGGAGAAGACGAGACTAGAGAAGGAAGGGGCGGAGACGGAAGGAATGAAGGGAGGAGTAACAGCGAAGAGACCTCCCCCGGAGGTCATTGTGTTTCAGGATCCAAGCagaaggaaaaagaaaagggTCTGTGGCTAGATTGTTGTGTCCGAGTAACAAACTAAATCAACATGGGTGACGTGGGTTATTCCGAGGTCTGGAgttgatcagggcccaatttcatgcttattgccgaattctgcgcttacgatcacgattccccgcttacgtgcaagcgccgaatttctgcgctagccttgtaagcgtagaatgcctaataaaatggagtacgcatgcgcaaaagccaaaattcgtcgctagcccgtgaaatatgcttgccgtaagcacagaattctctgcttccgtaagcgccgattctgttcttacggtaaacagagccatgaaattgggccctggggctTGCACGCTTTGCACTCggagttcatttttttttcttaacagcATAAATCATATCCCTGTGGTATAAGCACTTCATTGTACCAGACTTTCTTcacaaatctaactcgcaaatggcttatttaaTTTGAGGATTTTTGAATTTCTTTATAGGTGCAAGAAGAGGAGCAAGCCGAGGCAGATGAGGATAAGTTCAACCTAAAGAAGGCTCGCTACGAGGTCAGACAGTTTGGTCTTTCAGGGTTTTCCTTCGAAGACAGAGAGAAGTGTGAGGCAGATCGAGCCGTGACCCTTGGTGCATGGGTGAGCTTATTTGGGTGGTTTATTTTTggattttgtttaactttaatttgttatatgcaagttgccagacacacaaggcctgaaggccacttcaaggtgtgggctacaattagttgcgataacgtaaccctcctcccgacggccgccacaatcaactttttttttaagggccgttgccacctactcttggggctaccccctttacagtccataaatATAGTCGAGAATAAGttatatgataataataataatgcaccTTAGAAACAGTTCTATAATTGCAAGTTAATTGACATTATTTTTGATTATTTCAGGCTCCAAAGCGAGAGTACATCAACTACAAGGAACTAATCTCAATACAGAAAGGCAAGAAGGAACAAGCGAGACAGCAGCGAGAGATGGTAAGATattataagaataataataataatattgaagtattatatagcgcacgtatctaccaaacaaggtactcaaggcgctgagtatatacaaaaaAGTAAGGGTGTCGGAGAGGGCTATGGAAAGgattaaattattttagtatgtaAAATTTACCAGCATTAACCGGTTATGGTAAAATACCATAacatgttttacatgctaaaactgagacgaaaattgtttttgtgacattgttttactcatttctcaaaaactaaatcaatgcagcgagtaatattttaagtgaagctttctactatcttgCTTAAGcagtgttagtttaatgtaaatctgtgaacattgtgttttatgatCATAAAAAGGTCCTAAACCCTTTAAAGTGGTATTACTTTTATGTTCAATATGTTTGGTGCCATGTTTTCTTTTGAAGGATCGTAAAATGGGTTACAGCGTGGCTAAGAAACCAACCACTGAGAAGGTCAGGGTAAAGTAAGTTGAAGTTTGATTCATAGCACACATAAGGCTTGTAattagaccaattttagtggtgggcaaacAATCAAATTTTTGGGAAGTATACCGAGGGCAAGggggatcaacaaaattattcatgtttaattgtgggccattattgctgaagtggggcgagtttttcaaaactgtttgtgttatggggccatgcaataagttgaatggcgttttgattgtgttctttctctgtgacattcgATACTCAAATCATGCTGTGTtccagatcaatgcacagtggacaatatttgaaatctgtgccGAGCGgcaaaatgtattttgctcagagtgctgggcaaaaaatgtgagtccaggggtcgatttcacaaagagttaggactaggcctaacttaggactagtcctaggagatgtacaaattgcatggatagtcctaagttaggacgagtaactggtcctaactcgagataagactagtcctaactctttgtgaaatccacccctgggcaggcctgcccagcattgccaccgtggctacaacactggacaacatgtaataataatagtggcttcttataccgTGCATATTCGTAACCCAGCGCCCTCAAGGCACTTTAACGTACATTATTTTCTTAGCAAGGCACATGTATGGTGGACTACGTTTGCATTATGAGATCTACTTCTTTTagcatagcaccatgtaatggtttacaaggtgctgtggtgcaatatgctgcaaatccagccaggaacaccgggggagTAGGTTATGGCTTATTATCACACTCCAagtcgagcatctgattggaggattagcgcgtactggaagatagtattatttattattatttcaataacTGATTTACTTCACAGAAATCAAGGATTTTGGCGGGACCCTACGCAGGACAAGAAGTTCTTCATAGACGGCCAGATTGGGAGATACAAACAAGGTGTTCAGGTCGTCAGTAAGAATGAAATAACCGCGGTCAAATCAAGCAGGGGGAAGCGATCAGGTCGGACAAGCAAGATCAAATTTTagttcacttaaaggcactaagCATAAAAATCAGTAGAAATAACCGCAGTCAAATCTAGCAGGGGGAAACGATCAGGTCGGACAAGCAAGATCAAATTCTAATTCActaagcataaaatcttacttgctaaagagcaatggagagctgttgatagtataaaacattgtgagaatcgactccctctgaagtaacgtagttctccAAAAGAAggtatttctcacaaaaatatttgaatttgagaaagacttcagcAGCCGCGaaaagtttcgtgaaattggctgttgGCCTGAAGCTTTCTTCAGACATCtgattgaaagcacacaaatttgtgcaacaaggttgtttttctatcattattttcttgtaacttcgcccaagttttcacagatttgttattttatgcatatcctGCTggattacaccaagtgagaatactggtctttgataaacTGCATACCAACCAAAAGAACTTATGATATAAATGCTACTTTACTTTTTAAACACCCATTATGTTGACCGTGTCTTTAAAATTGTGTTAATATagaatgaaataaacaaaacggTAAATAccagttaacaattaaaaatcatGTAGAAATCTATTTATTACTTTACATATTTACAGTGTTTACAACTGCAAAAGAATATTCTTCTGTACATCTTCCTTTGAAATATCACTCAGataagaaccatctctgccctcacaggtacccttttacccctgggtggagagaagcaattatagttaagtgtcttgctcagggacacaagtgtcacgaccaggactcgaacccacactccgctgaacagaagcaccagagcttgagtgcggtgctcttatccgcgcGGCCACGACTCCCCACATAGTATCTTAATGATTTGAGTACATTATGAACTGGCCACCCcgcctaataataatattaataaaacccAATTCTTATAGTGCTTTATGGGTGTCTCAAAGtattcagtatttttcctgcgAGGCATGTGGTGTTGAAGCacgagacctactcctttaaaGCACCATAATGGTTCCCAAGGTGCTGTTGCgcaatcaaaccagaaacaccggggcgaacccattGTCTTTATGATATTAGTGCgcttggttcttttacgtgcattacacaacaccaGGACctcggcttaacgtcccatccaaaggatgaagtATGTGGTGAGGTGTCTTggttaggacacaagtgtaaggACTGGGATAGGAACCACAACTCTGCTGCTGCTAAACAGAAACGCCAGAGCTCGAGTGCGGTGCTCtaatccgctcggccacaacactccAGATGGTCTCGTAATGGTTTGAGTACATTATCACCTGGCACTGTGCCTAATTGTGGTATAACTCGAGAGACGTAACCAGAGTAACTCCACATCAAACACATCGAACTGTAACATCGAACACTAGGCCTGCATGACTTGTGCagtttactactcgactagtcgcacctcaaatagCTGTGACgacgacactagtcgcgacttGTTTTTACTTCTCAAGATGCAATGTTTGCTGCAGGCGCAATAAAGTAAAATTCACACTGaaggattgaaggattttattttgtcattgatgtctgattgtgttttgtaagtaaattatgttgtgaatagtcgtgagcgacacaattggttcaccaaacaggtagtcgcgaCTGTTTTTGAAATAGTCGCGATTATTTGTTATTAGTCGTGGCGGAACGATTAatcgagtagttgaaaaactgtacacgcgactcgactaagcaatcaatagtcgacTACGACACTAGACGCATAAGGCCTATCGAACACCTGCCTTTCAGAATGGATAGAAGAAATCGTTGGCGAGCTTGTCCTCAAAGCCGGGGTCCTCGGCGAGGATGACCGCCGGTCCCGTTGAGGCATCGATGAAAGAAACAGAGGAGACGACTTCAAACTGCTGGAGGAGGGTGTCGGGACCGGTCTGGCAGAAGGCACCTGAACACTGTAAAGCAAGGAGGATAATTCTGACCTTTATCTTGattgaataattaataataatgatattgtAAGTAATAATacagctttctactatcgttatcttcaaacagtgtaagtttaatgtaaatttgtggacataataataaaaataataataataatgacatttaTACCGCGCATTTCCCATACAAATATGATCAAAAGTGCCTTACAATAAAAATTAGACGATAAACTAAAACAATGACATAGTAAACacccattaaaacaaaaatagctaAGTAAAAATATGTAATAGAAAATCCACCTTAAAAACGGGAagtaaacattataaaaaatcCAGCTGGACCAGCCAGAAAACATGAACCAGTTAAACATTAAAAGTTTTAAGATGACTTTTAAAACCCTCAACCCTCTAAGCAAACGCATAAGTTTGTTTCATAGTCAGGGACCAGCTGCAGCAAAAGCTCTATCACCAATAGCATTCTTTGTCACAGGAACCTGCAAAAAGccttaacattttgttttgtacaaacactacccaaatcctttaaactcaCCTTGTATCTGAGTGTCCTGCTCTCCGCATAGTTGTACCTGACCCCAAGGATCTTCGGTTGTGGGTTAGCTAGGGACCCAACATTGGCATAGATCACCTCAATATGAACACCCATTACCATGTTGTTGCATGTCCCTTCAATAGTactctgaaaacaaaaagtaaacaaattaatggccTGGCTTGTTTtgccctagcagagtctttctggaaggcTAAATTCGATTCGATTCAAGTCAATTCACATGTACTTCCGCTAACACATTTTCACAAATTACAGAACTACTTTGTAATGCACAAAAGAcagaataagaataaactagcGGGAAACCGCATGAAGGCAAGGCCCAAAATAAGCCAGGTAGCTTGTAGCGGCTTCCATTTACATAACAAATTCATTTATACAAAGGTGCATGCTTAGGACAATACAAAGacgaaacaaacagacagacgaACAAACTACTGGagaaaatgacaatgacaaagtatgcaaaaatgacaacacaacacacaggagcAGACTGGTTACATGTGTATCTATGATA contains these protein-coding regions:
- the LOC117299376 gene encoding uncharacterized protein LOC117299376 translates to MEDIDLQQRLLSKLNQYGDSLLDEDRKTKKKAKTSTKLPEKNTLRPSKDGDHRPINSQRSLSANKSLSSTKSRKRKKTKTPGDQNEDMSRTKAATVAMDFEEELRLFKKEQLEKTRLEKEGAETEGMKGGVTAKRPPPEVIVFQDPSRRKKKRVQEEEQAEADEDKFNLKKARYEVRQFGLSGFSFEDREKCEADRAVTLGAWAPKREYINYKELISIQKGKKEQARQQREMDRKMGYSVAKKPTTEKVRVKNQGFWRDPTQDKKFFIDGQIGRYKQGVQVVSKNEITAVKSSRGKRSGRTSKIKF